The Periophthalmus magnuspinnatus isolate fPerMag1 chromosome 19, fPerMag1.2.pri, whole genome shotgun sequence region CATCACATctatttacagttacagtgttTACATGTAATCACCCTGAAACACTTCTAATAACAATTTCAAACTTGGTATTATGTAAATACCTAGACATAATCATGGTCCATGGGAACCTCCTCCAGGGCAGAGACCTCAGCACACAGCTGAGGCCGCCACTGTGCTCCAGCGACGGCCTCCACTTCATTGCTCCCCTCATCTTCCACTACATTCTCTTGTGGCTCGTCCTCCAGGGGCACAGTGTCTCCTGCCCCAAGGCAGATGTTATGGAGGACGGCACAGGCAGTGATGACCTATGACAACAAAATATGATTTAATCTTTCATAATCACATATTTCAtgatatttcacatttcacttACATGTGGTGCAAAGGTGTGATGGACCTCCAGAGCATGAAAAAAGATTGCCCTGAATCTTcttttcatcattccaaaggcACGCTCAATAACTGAACGTGCcttggaatgatgaaaattgAAGCGCTGGGCTCCCACACCTTGCACTGGCCACTTATAGGGAGTGATGAGGGGGAGTGGACGCTGGAGACAGGGGTACCCTCCATCTGCGAGGATGAAGTGCCCTGGAGGAGGATACAGTCCTCTCTGGTACAGAGGACTGTATCGAAGGACTCTCGCATCATGGACAGAACCAGGCCACCCCACGTAGGTGTCTATGAAGCGGCCCTGATGGCCACAGACAGCCTGTAGGATAATGCTAGGAAACAGTTTCCTGTTTCTGTAGCTCTGACCATCAGGGCCGCTGGGTGGCCTGATTCTTACATGGCAGCCATCTATTGCCCCGGCTGTTCTCCTAAAGGCCCTGTGCCTCGCCAGCCGTGCAAACCCACGGGTCACTGCCTCAAAGTCATCATTGGTAGGGGGGTGGATGACTTTGTGACGCAGGGCCACCACCTCCCCAGTGACCCTGTGGACGATGCGGTGGACAGTGGAGCGTGGTATCCCAAACACTCGAGAGACCACCCGGTATGACGTTCCACTTGCCAGCCAGAAGAGGAAGACCAACACCTCAAGCTCAGCACCCCATCCATGCCGTCGGTCCAGCTCCAGAAGGCGCATTAGAACTGCCAAGGATTCCCTGCTCAGCCGAAAGTCAGGCCGTGTGTCTTCATGATTAAAGAACCTTTCCAgcactggcacactcaggttAACTCTGCAGTATATTCTTCGGGGCTGGTTTGGGGAAAGAAACAGTTATATTCAATAAAGGTATGTGCAGTTATTCCctgacaacaacaataaaaataatacattattcTCATGACAagttattattgcagtaataacaataataacattaaATTAACTGGCgcggcatagaaggtaaacagcgccctctactggtattaaacTGATTTAGCCATGGAATATATCATACCTGCCCCCAAATACTGGAccattaaaacacacaacatccCACTTTGTACAACTAATAAGTGGTTTATAAACTCTGCTTTataaactatgaatgtaaaaaatatattgattacctctgtctctgttataacGTATTAAGAAGGTATATTTcatttaagttatgaagtagctacaaatgggAAAACAATCACCTGGAACCTTAGATTTACCTATTGATATTCCACAGAAAACATGAattacttacttcattcaatctaaaaagaGCTGAACGCCTGCGATGACGACGCCTTaactcttcttctattaaactatgacaaattaaaaataaaaagatcattAATGTACTGTCCATTTTACAGCTATGCTCTCACATCCAACGGCGTATTGCTAATTAATCACCAGCCATCACCTTTTGTAGGTGTAACGTAAGCTACGTATCCTACGTTCAAAGACAGCGCGGAAGTGCGGtccatggtgtaggcctgtgccacttcagcaagatgctgagctacactgaggagggcagattctggccggaaccttcaaactacactttgaagagtacttcgaagggacccttcaaaaggtgcatttggcgaattgggacacggccgctggcgaaatggaccggtccttgttgcgccggaagtgacgtaagtgcccatcgacgaacacttaatttttttaattaaggcactttggtgaattgggaaacgagtggatgcagaaatgtgtgcataatggcgcattttacacactgttgttttgcgttttaaacatgacgaaacggacaaaccaaagggaggacgtgatcgaggacactgtggatgtttgtacaagttaaactagaggcatctcggacctggagcggttcatggcaaagagtaaagatcccacagtggactcaggagtaaaggaccttatttttttgatggattggatgctgttctcgatcagtaagcgtggtttattctgctattgacttaattgtaggtcaaatataccgtgtataatcgttagctttgcttctgtgcacatagtgcacattcggaccatgcgctctggcacatttgtgttcagctgtatgaattagacttaatttgtctattgtttaaaaggtgttgttttattctgcagtttgcattattgtaggtaaaaatctaagatgtgcacacattagcgtctcatctgtgcgcacggatGAGGCGCGTGCTGGTATGTttctgtggagagttacggatcagactttgtttattgttgatatctgacagaatatggttcagacagagataagcacagaagctacaagtgtcatttctatgtcagagtgggcaaacaccacaaactaacatctaaacgttgtattggaactggaaacatgaggcagtgtggtgccgtaaaggcgattataatcgtgcgtgatgatcgcgattattaaaaaatgccacgaacgattaattgcggaccttatttatcgcgattaacgatattatcgtatatcgtcccatccctactgacAAATCGAAGTCACGACGTCCAATTAAGGCCCAGGGATCCAGCAGCCAGGTTTAAGGGGAAGAGGAGACTTGGGGACAACACACAcagtaaacaaaatacatacatacaaacaacaaaacaaacgtaAGACTCAGGGCTGTAacattgtgttttctttcattctttcagTAGACCTGTAAATGCTGTGGTTTTCCAGGATCAATTCACAGTCCATGCACCATCAGACTCACGCTGACTCAAACTTCCTatgatacatttatatatttaaacagtttgtgtcAATGTATTGCTGCGTTCAGTGTTGACTACAGTTGTGTTAGTATTTCAAAAAATCTGGACAACGTTATACTTCTAGGCTACTTGTTTTCACAGTAAAAGATCGTTGGAGAAGCCTGCCATTGTTCTGTTGatcttcagttttttttagaAACTCGATCACGCAGCGTCTTACTCAATTTGCCCTTTAGCGACAAATCCCCTGCGCCCTCAAATATGTTTCCTTTTCATCACCCCAACGATTAGCGCCTAACTGCCTTTATTCATCACACCAGTAACTCTCATTTCATTTTGACACTTAAAACAAACATCTTTTCTGAAAGCTGCTCTCAATCTCTAAAATGGCATGCACCATTTGATTGGGTCTCCTCAAACCACTTACCCTCCTGAACTCTTCTGATTCTTTTTCAACTGATAGCGATCAAATTTCATCTATGAGACACATTTTGAGGTAATGAGGCCAGCGCTCCGACTCGACTAACCACGTCTTTGATCCCGTCAGTCCCCACGAGCACACAGCTTATTAGCATTAAGTCCAATACGCTCAGGACACGTATCAAGTGGGCCCCTGTCATTGTGAGCAGTAGCTGTCACGGTCGAGATCTCTAATGTAAAGAGCGGACAgggtttcatttcatttgacttTCTTTATaaagggagagcccaatgagagtaccagaCACTTTTTTTATGAGTGTCCtcttaaaatacagaaaacaaaacaaaccaaaacaaaaacaactaccgtattttctggactataagttgcaccttttttcatagtttggccggaggtacgacttatactcagatgagatttatatgtaaattatgtttttgtttttttcattattatgcattttttggctgatttatactccagtgcgacttatactccgatgcgacttatactccagtgcgacttatactccgatgagacttatactctgatgcaacttatattccagtgcgacttatactccagtgcgacttatactccagtgcgacttatactccgatgcgacttatactccgatgagacttatactccagtgcaacttatactccagtgcgacttatactccgatgcgACCTATACTCCGATGCAACTTATACTTCGATGCAACtaatactccggtgcgacttatactccagaaaatacagtccatttaaaacattaaaaacaggtgcaggtgtgaatataaatgtttatcagattattaaagtgtattTGTGGCGCCAATGTCTCCAGTTTTGCGTATCCTTgaaatgttttctatttttgggaagcaacATAACcacttttaacacttttttcccatttcagttcttgTACGGCCTGTTTTTAGATGTTGGCAATCATGAaatcttgtattaaaatgtttcacGTACACATATAATTGTAAATAGCGATTACgtctacaaaccatgttatgtcttaTATCTTCTTATGTCTTGGTATGTATTATTACGTATATGACTGGTCACTCTGTTCATCTGtcttacataaaaaaatcaaataaaattccCGTATTCAGACAGTCTGTTAAGtcgtcccttataaatacatttgcattCAAGACCGTCATATAAGTGAAAGGGTTAGCAGGGTTTGCACAGACGCTACCCTTGATGGATCCAATCAGTGCGGTCTTAACACGAGGCAGTTCTGAAGCTGCAGTTTGAACATTTGATTACATGTGACGGACTCCCACAGGCTTCTGAAAAAGTCAGCAGCCAAACATCAAATACCATCACATACTGCCAGAGGAAAGTGTAAAACATGTCTGTAATATCCCAGCTCTAAAACGACTAAACTCTGCTTCAAACTGTTCAATTTATATAAAACACTGATCTAAAATGCtgctaaaatatgtttaaaagtaaCTAGTAACCAATactatgtgtactttttacttctatgcAAGCACAATTTTGGAAGCGGtttagtttttagttatttatttgaatgggATGTGTATTAATGAACAGTAAGTGCT contains the following coding sequences:
- the LOC117386912 gene encoding putative nuclease HARBI1: MRLLELDRRHGWGAELEVLVFLFWLASGTSYRVVSRVFGIPRSTVHRIVHRVTGEVVALRHKVIHPPTNDDFEAVTRGFARLARHRAFRRTAGAIDGCHVRIRPPSGPDGQSYRNRKLFPSIILQAVCGHQGRFIDTYVGWPGSVHDARVLRYSPLYQRGLYPPPGHFILADGGYPCLQRPLPLITPYKWPVQGVGAQRFNFHHSKARSVIERAFGMMKRRFRAIFFHALEVHHTFAPHVITACAVLHNICLGAGDTVPLEDEPQENVVEDEGSNEVEAVAGAQWRPQLCAEVSALEEVPMDHDYV